Proteins encoded by one window of Nicotiana tabacum cultivar K326 chromosome 10, ASM71507v2, whole genome shotgun sequence:
- the LOC107810232 gene encoding uncharacterized protein LOC107810232, with protein sequence MEKGFDDCEFWLPPQFLTDDDLLMDFKTHSCVGDGGKDGSNPFSNGFNPFGSHSDLSSPVESVVGSTETESDEDDYITGLTRKMAHSTLQEKTKGWGLSRSPQSTLCGCKQGSSRGSPNGPSQASSPPRMTRPEVSMDLLYAAAGEVARIRMMEESTALYNHNKAGGGIWAAPPRKTSPVPVGPKNTKPNLGSFNSNQPSLSYQQLQVAQFQRLKQQQMMKQGGYRQFPVNQNQQVAENRARNGVNGSLMNLPNSSWPTLQQSQSQQQQPNTGSGMRAVFLGNPGPKRECVGTGVFLPRRIGTQTETRKKPGCPVILPDRVVQALNLNLETMDAATRPQSNFTPASDGGLKYRNNMAAVQQRRNQRIQPVAMTQELQLPQEWTY encoded by the exons ATGGAGAAAGGTTTTGATGATTGTGAGTTTTGGCTTCCGCCTCAGTTCCTTACTGACGATGACCTTCTGATGGATTTTAAGACCCACTCTTGTGTTGGTGATGGCGGCAAGGATGGGAGTAACCCGTTTTCTAATGGGTTTAACCCATTTGGCTCTCACTCGGATCTGAGTTCGCCCGTTGAGTCTGTCGTCGGGTCAACAGAAACTGAGAGTGATGAAGATGATTATATCACTGGGTTAACTCGAAAAATGGCTCACTCAACTCTGCAGGAAAAGACCAAG GGATGGGGTTTGTCACGTTCTCCACAGTCGACGTTATGCGGTTGCAAACAGGGGTCAAGTCGTGGAAGCCCAAACGGGCCATCACAGGCATCTTCGCCGCCGCGTATGACCCGACCCGAGGTGTCTATGGATCTGCTTTATGCGGCTGCCGGAGAAGTGGCGAGGATTAGAATGATGGAAGAGTCAACTGCACTGTACAACCATAACAAAGCTGGAGGTGGAATATGGGCTGCTCCTCCACGGAAGACAAGTCCAGTACCTGTTGGCCCAAAAAATACCAAGCCGAATCTCGGTTCATTTAACTCAAATCAGCCTTCACTTTCTTACCAGCAATTGCAAGTTGCTCAA TTTCAGCGTTTGAAGCAACAACAAATGATGAAACAAGGTGGATATAGGCAGTTTCCAGTGAACCAGAACCAACAAGTGGCTGAGAACAGGGCTAGAAATGGAGTAAACGGGAGTTTAATGAACTTGCCAAATTCTTCTTGGCCTACTTTGCAACAGTCTCAGTCTCAGCAGCAGCAGCCTAATACTGGTTCAGGCATGCGCGCTGTTTTCCTTGGAAATCCTGGTCCTAAACGGGAATGTGTTGGAACTGGTGTCTTTTTGCCTAGAAGAATTGGTACACAAACTGAAACCAGAAAAAAACCAG GTTGTCCAGTTATATTGCCAGACAGGGTGGTCCAAGCCTTGAATTTGAATTTAGAAACTATGGATGCTGCTACTAGGCCACAGTCTAATTTCACTCCAGCTAGTG ATGGTGGATTGAAATACCGAAATAATATGGCGGCAGTTCAACAGAGGAGAAATCAGAGAATACAGCCAGTGGCAATGACCCAAGAACTTCAACTTCCTCAGGAGTGGACTTACTGA